In Paenibacillus sp. 1781tsa1, one DNA window encodes the following:
- a CDS encoding rhodanese-like domain-containing protein, whose protein sequence is MIGFILVSVIGIFIAVRPFWPLPNLKYIDYEEYLRQHRDFRQYKVIDIRDATDYLDNPTPDTINISVGRLAFTWEKYLHREDNVIIMSPGILQSKKAARILRKRGFKYLYVMKYKVDVIS, encoded by the coding sequence ATGATTGGATTTATACTGGTGTCCGTGATAGGAATTTTCATTGCTGTTCGTCCATTTTGGCCGCTGCCTAATCTTAAATATATAGATTATGAAGAATATCTCAGACAACATCGTGATTTTCGACAATATAAGGTGATCGATATCCGAGATGCAACAGATTACTTGGATAATCCTACACCGGATACCATTAACATCTCAGTGGGACGTCTTGCTTTCACATGGGAAAAATACCTACATCGCGAAGATAACGTGATTATTATGTCTCCTGGCATACTCCAATCCAAAAAGGCTGCACGCATATTGCGGAAGCGTGGATTCAAATACCTTTATGTGATGAAGTATAAGGTTGATGTGATTTCGTAA
- a CDS encoding NADH:flavin oxidoreductase/NADH oxidase, which translates to MTDLFSPYSFKGLELKNRVVMAPMCQYSVDQKDGIATDWHFMHYVSRAVGGTGLVIIEMTDVEPDGRITDFDLGLWSDEQIPALKRIVDACHSYGAKVGIQIAHAGRKAEDAEVPVAPSAIAFDENSKQPRALATGEVKAMVEKFRSAVARAVKAGFDAIEIHGAHGYLIHQFHSPLTNKREDEYGQDLTLFGREIIQAAKAEMPEDMPLIMRISAKEYVEGGYGINESSEFAKAYKEAGVDVFHISSGGEGQIAAWGRPGTHAAYQVPLAKAIKEALNVPVIAVGRLDDPTLANAVIGNEEADLVAVGRGLLRNPYWALEAASTLRKNTDVPKQYTTGF; encoded by the coding sequence ATGACAGATTTGTTTAGTCCATATTCTTTTAAAGGTTTAGAGCTCAAAAACCGTGTTGTAATGGCTCCAATGTGCCAATATTCAGTTGATCAGAAAGATGGTATAGCAACAGATTGGCATTTTATGCATTACGTTAGTCGTGCTGTGGGAGGTACAGGTCTCGTTATCATTGAAATGACAGATGTCGAACCGGATGGCCGTATTACAGACTTTGATCTCGGCCTGTGGTCTGATGAACAGATCCCGGCTCTGAAACGGATTGTCGATGCGTGTCACAGTTATGGTGCCAAAGTGGGTATCCAGATTGCACATGCAGGCCGCAAGGCAGAAGATGCCGAAGTTCCAGTTGCTCCGTCCGCGATTGCCTTTGATGAGAATTCCAAGCAACCGAGAGCGCTCGCAACGGGTGAAGTGAAAGCCATGGTTGAAAAATTCCGGAGTGCTGTAGCTCGTGCTGTGAAAGCGGGATTTGATGCGATTGAGATTCATGGTGCACATGGTTACCTGATTCATCAATTCCATTCTCCACTAACGAACAAGCGCGAAGATGAATATGGTCAAGATTTAACGTTATTTGGCCGGGAGATTATTCAGGCTGCCAAGGCAGAGATGCCCGAAGATATGCCCTTGATAATGCGCATTTCAGCAAAAGAATATGTAGAAGGTGGCTACGGCATTAACGAAAGTTCCGAGTTTGCCAAGGCTTATAAAGAGGCAGGCGTTGACGTATTTCACATCTCATCTGGTGGCGAGGGACAGATTGCTGCGTGGGGCAGACCAGGAACTCACGCGGCTTATCAAGTGCCTCTCGCTAAAGCAATCAAAGAGGCTCTTAATGTGCCTGTGATTGCTGTTGGAAGACTCGATGATCCTACCTTGGCGAACGCAGTCATCGGAAATGAAGAAGCTGATCTGGTTGCAGTTGGCCGGGGATTGTTAAGAAATCCTTACTGGGCATTGGAAGCGGCGTCTACTTTACGCAAAAACACGGACGTTCCAAAACAATATACGACTGGTTTTTAA
- a CDS encoding AraC family transcriptional regulator: protein MSDRLHEHQDELASRIDRYSNKDGVHPTAIPSLFLIRESVVTEPIFRVNEPSFCIIVQGQKEVLLGQDRFRYGPGSYIVATVDLPVSGQVIQASSEAPYLALKLEFTSSEILEVLNHSDFPAKPRKTTKRAMFVSQAEPSLLDAVVRLTRLLEDHSEDIPLLAPLFKKEILYKVLKGPHGVALEQATMEGSHTYRIKDVIDYIMNHSDQNFRIEDLADLANMSTASLHRHFKEVTAMSPIQFQKQLRLQEARRLLLSKSTDAADVAFQVGYESPSQFSREYSRMFGLPPREDIKRLRGKTDETTTIS, encoded by the coding sequence ATGTCTGATCGATTACACGAACATCAAGACGAATTAGCCAGTCGCATTGACCGCTATTCCAACAAGGATGGGGTGCACCCGACGGCTATCCCTTCATTATTTCTAATCCGTGAATCGGTTGTTACTGAACCTATATTTAGAGTGAATGAACCTTCCTTCTGCATTATCGTACAGGGTCAGAAAGAGGTGCTGCTGGGACAGGATCGTTTCCGATATGGCCCAGGAAGTTATATCGTGGCAACCGTGGACTTGCCGGTAAGTGGACAAGTGATTCAAGCCTCGTCTGAGGCTCCCTATCTGGCCCTGAAACTTGAATTCACATCCAGTGAGATTCTGGAGGTATTGAACCACTCCGATTTCCCAGCAAAACCGAGAAAAACGACGAAACGTGCGATGTTTGTCAGCCAAGCTGAGCCATCTCTGCTGGATGCAGTTGTCAGGTTAACACGTTTGTTGGAAGATCATTCGGAAGATATTCCACTGCTTGCTCCTTTGTTCAAGAAGGAAATTCTCTATAAAGTTCTGAAAGGGCCCCATGGGGTTGCCTTGGAGCAAGCTACCATGGAGGGTAGCCACACCTATCGAATCAAAGATGTTATTGATTATATTATGAATCACTCTGATCAAAATTTTCGGATTGAGGATCTGGCGGATTTGGCGAATATGAGTACTGCCTCGCTGCACAGACACTTTAAAGAAGTCACTGCCATGAGTCCGATTCAGTTTCAAAAACAACTTAGGTTGCAAGAAGCTCGGCGCTTGTTATTATCCAAGTCCACCGATGCAGCAGATGTAGCATTTCAGGTAGGTTACGAGAGCCCTTCACAATTCAGTCGTGAATATTCTCGCATGTTCGGATTACCGCCCAGAGAAGACATTAAACGCCTGCGAGGTAAAACCGATGAGACGACGACCATCTCTTGA
- a CDS encoding TetR/AcrR family transcriptional regulator, with protein sequence MARSKEFEVNEVLDKAMKIFWEQGYEKTSMSDLVEHMGIHRRSIYDTFDDKHTLFLQAMDRYKGKISATLLAEVKASKTAVEALHTIYGLLISKAEDTPSGCLIVNSAVELGTRDSDVDIRSLESFNDTERMFEQIVEWGQRDGEFSSDHDAKEMAEYLHNISVGIRAMNRTSTDKEKLNRIINVSIKLLEKR encoded by the coding sequence ATGGCTAGAAGTAAAGAGTTTGAAGTGAACGAAGTGTTGGATAAAGCAATGAAGATCTTCTGGGAACAAGGTTACGAGAAGACGTCGATGAGTGACCTTGTGGAGCATATGGGAATACATCGCCGAAGTATATATGATACATTTGATGATAAACATACATTGTTCTTGCAGGCTATGGATCGTTATAAAGGCAAGATCAGTGCTACATTACTTGCAGAAGTTAAAGCGTCCAAGACGGCAGTGGAAGCACTGCATACAATTTATGGATTGTTGATCAGTAAAGCAGAGGATACACCATCGGGTTGCCTGATCGTGAACTCGGCAGTAGAACTGGGCACACGCGATTCGGACGTAGATATCCGGTCCCTTGAATCATTTAACGATACAGAGCGAATGTTCGAGCAGATCGTCGAATGGGGACAGCGGGATGGAGAATTTTCCTCAGACCATGATGCAAAGGAAATGGCAGAGTACCTGCACAATATTTCTGTCGGCATCCGAGCCATGAACAGAACCTCGACGGATAAAGAAAAATTAAATCGAATTATCAATGTATCGATAAAACTTTTGGAGAAAAGATGA
- a CDS encoding MerR family transcriptional regulator — MTYSIGEVAKKLDLTVYTLRYYDKEGLMPFVERTTNGTRLFKDSDIDFLKIIQCLKLTGMPIKDIKDFIEWCSEGDSTLKQRYDMFTERKASVEAQMEELRKTMEVIEHKCAYYETALKAGTEEIHRSKPTVDAITN; from the coding sequence ATGACCTATTCAATCGGTGAAGTTGCCAAAAAATTAGACCTTACGGTATATACATTGCGTTACTATGATAAGGAAGGACTTATGCCTTTTGTAGAACGTACCACGAACGGAACTCGGTTGTTCAAAGATTCAGACATCGACTTTCTAAAGATCATTCAATGCCTGAAGCTGACCGGGATGCCAATCAAGGACATCAAAGATTTTATTGAATGGTGTTCTGAAGGGGACTCCACCCTGAAGCAAAGATATGATATGTTTACGGAACGAAAAGCTAGCGTTGAAGCCCAAATGGAGGAACTAAGAAAAACCATGGAAGTCATTGAGCACAAATGCGCCTACTACGAAACTGCTCTGAAGGCTGGAACAGAAGAGATTCACAGATCAAAACCAACAGTAGATGCCATCACCAATTGA
- a CDS encoding NAD(P)-dependent alcohol dehydrogenase codes for MIIAKARAVDGPDQQFRSAEIKRRDLDTNDVLIEIKYAGICHSDIHTAHGEWGPVNYPLVPGHEIAGIVTDVGSGVSKYKVGDRVGVGCMVDSCGECVNCRKGEEQYCLKGNIQTYAGVDKYGEPTQGGYSTHIVVVEDFVVRIPDNIALDAAAPLLCAGITTYSPLHHWGAGPGKKVAVVGMGGLGHMAVKIAHAMGAEVTVLSQSLSKKEDGLQFGADHYFATSEPETFEKLAGTFDLMINTVSANIDINAYFSLLTLDGTLVNVGAPAEPLAVNVFSLIGHRRSFAGSMIGGIRETQEMLDFCAEHDIAPNIEVISADQIDEAYKRVLASDVKYRFVIDINTL; via the coding sequence TTGATTATAGCTAAAGCCAGAGCCGTCGACGGACCAGACCAACAATTCAGAAGTGCTGAAATTAAACGACGTGATCTGGATACCAATGATGTATTAATCGAGATTAAATATGCGGGTATCTGCCATTCTGACATCCATACAGCCCACGGTGAATGGGGTCCTGTGAACTATCCACTCGTTCCTGGGCACGAAATTGCCGGGATTGTAACTGATGTAGGAAGCGGAGTTTCCAAATATAAGGTTGGTGACCGAGTAGGGGTCGGATGTATGGTCGACTCTTGTGGTGAATGTGTTAACTGCCGCAAAGGTGAAGAGCAATACTGTCTCAAAGGAAATATTCAAACTTATGCTGGAGTAGACAAATACGGTGAGCCTACGCAAGGTGGATATTCAACTCATATTGTTGTCGTAGAGGATTTCGTCGTTCGTATCCCTGATAACATTGCACTTGATGCAGCTGCACCTTTGCTGTGTGCCGGTATTACGACGTATTCACCACTTCATCACTGGGGAGCTGGCCCAGGTAAGAAGGTTGCCGTTGTAGGTATGGGTGGGCTAGGTCATATGGCTGTCAAAATCGCACATGCGATGGGTGCAGAAGTAACGGTCCTCTCCCAATCCTTGAGCAAAAAAGAAGATGGACTGCAATTTGGTGCAGATCATTACTTTGCCACAAGCGAACCGGAGACCTTCGAAAAACTTGCAGGAACCTTTGATCTGATGATTAACACGGTGAGTGCCAATATTGATATTAACGCGTACTTCTCACTGCTCACGCTCGATGGTACACTCGTGAACGTGGGTGCTCCTGCAGAACCATTAGCCGTAAACGTATTTTCTCTCATCGGTCATCGCCGTTCATTCGCAGGTTCCATGATCGGTGGCATTCGTGAGACGCAGGAGATGCTTGATTTCTGCGCAGAACATGATATTGCGCCTAACATTGAGGTTATCTCGGCTGATCAGATTGACGAAGCTTATAAGCGTGTACTGGCTTCCGACGTGAAATATCGCTTTGTTATTGATATCAACACCTTGTAA
- a CDS encoding HIT family protein: MTALFSHQPEGYECPFCGIWGIERSGQGTKQRDIIYQNEKVTAFIAGKWLPNNKGHVLIVPNQHFENIFELPADYAVEIHRAAQLTALAMKSTYGCEGISTRQHNEPAGNQDVWHYHLHVYPRYVNDQLYLTKGSQSDPDERAFCAEQLRSWIKENI; encoded by the coding sequence ATGACAGCATTATTTTCACATCAGCCTGAAGGGTACGAATGTCCATTTTGTGGTATTTGGGGTATCGAGCGATCTGGTCAGGGAACCAAACAAAGGGATATCATCTATCAGAATGAAAAGGTAACGGCATTTATAGCAGGCAAATGGTTGCCAAACAATAAAGGACATGTTCTTATTGTTCCAAATCAACATTTCGAGAACATCTTTGAACTACCTGCGGACTACGCTGTTGAAATTCACCGCGCGGCTCAACTTACAGCATTGGCAATGAAAAGTACATATGGATGTGAAGGAATCTCTACACGACAGCATAATGAACCTGCAGGTAATCAAGATGTATGGCATTATCATCTGCATGTTTATCCCAGATACGTGAATGATCAACTTTATCTGACAAAGGGTTCTCAATCCGATCCAGATGAACGCGCATTCTGTGCTGAACAGTTGCGTTCTTGGATTAAGGAAAACATTTAA
- a CDS encoding iron chaperone encodes METFAEFIARIDNPEHQARTEEVLNWITERFPNLKQKIAWNQPMFTDHDTFIIGFSVSKQHLAVAPEKAGINRFSEEIIKAGYDHTKELVRMKWKQEIDFSLLERMIEFNIADKAECSTFWRK; translated from the coding sequence ATGGAGACCTTTGCAGAATTTATAGCACGCATCGATAACCCGGAACACCAGGCACGAACGGAAGAAGTGTTGAACTGGATCACTGAAAGATTCCCGAATTTAAAACAAAAAATAGCATGGAACCAACCGATGTTTACCGACCATGATACCTTCATTATCGGTTTTAGTGTATCCAAGCAACATTTGGCTGTTGCTCCCGAGAAGGCAGGAATTAATCGTTTTTCGGAAGAGATCATTAAAGCCGGTTATGATCACACCAAAGAATTGGTGCGGATGAAGTGGAAGCAGGAGATTGATTTTTCGTTGCTTGAGAGAATGATTGAGTTTAATATCGCGGATAAGGCAGAATGTTCAACATTTTGGCGCAAATAG
- a CDS encoding aldo/keto reductase, giving the protein MEYTKLGNTGLDVSRFCLGCMGFGDASKWVHQWVLNEEDSRPVIKKALDLGINFFDTANIYSLGTSEEYLGRALKDYANRDEVVIATKVHGQMHKGPNGSGLSRKAILSEIDKSLKRLETDYVDLYIIHRWDYNTPIEETMEALHDVVKSGKVRYIGASAMFAWQFQKALHVAEKHGWTKFVSMQNHLNLIYREEEREMLPLCKEEKIGVTPYSPLASGRLTRDWSVSTLRSETDEIQKSKYNATSDADRLVVERVASIAEKYGVPRTHIALAWLLQKDTVAAPIIGATKLSHLEDAVGALSVKLTSEDVTFLEEPYVPHPVVGAQ; this is encoded by the coding sequence ATGGAATATACGAAACTTGGTAACACTGGCTTGGACGTATCTCGATTTTGCCTGGGATGTATGGGGTTTGGAGACGCCAGTAAATGGGTTCATCAATGGGTATTAAATGAAGAGGACTCTCGCCCCGTGATCAAAAAAGCGCTGGATCTGGGCATCAATTTCTTCGATACAGCCAATATATACTCTCTGGGTACGAGCGAAGAGTACCTTGGTCGGGCGTTGAAGGATTACGCCAATCGGGATGAGGTAGTCATTGCAACCAAAGTACATGGACAAATGCATAAAGGACCCAACGGCTCTGGCCTTTCCAGAAAAGCCATCCTGAGTGAAATTGATAAAAGTCTGAAACGATTGGAAACGGATTATGTAGATCTGTATATCATTCATCGTTGGGACTACAACACGCCTATTGAAGAAACCATGGAAGCCTTACATGATGTGGTGAAGTCCGGTAAAGTAAGATATATTGGCGCTTCAGCTATGTTCGCTTGGCAGTTCCAAAAGGCATTACATGTAGCAGAGAAACATGGTTGGACCAAGTTTGTCTCCATGCAGAACCACTTGAACCTCATCTACCGTGAAGAGGAACGCGAAATGTTGCCTTTATGCAAGGAAGAAAAGATTGGTGTGACTCCTTACAGTCCTCTTGCTTCAGGCAGGTTAACCCGTGACTGGTCCGTATCAACGCTTCGATCCGAGACAGACGAAATCCAGAAATCCAAGTACAATGCGACCAGTGATGCAGATCGACTTGTTGTTGAACGGGTTGCATCCATTGCAGAAAAATACGGTGTCCCTCGTACTCACATCGCACTTGCTTGGTTGCTACAAAAAGATACTGTAGCGGCTCCAATTATCGGTGCCACCAAATTATCACATCTGGAAGATGCTGTAGGTGCTCTTTCCGTTAAGTTGACCTCAGAAGATGTGACATTCCTAGAAGAACCTTATGTACCTCACCCTGTAGTAGGTGCTCAATAA
- the helD gene encoding RNA polymerase recycling motor HelD, producing MNKTVEWKLEEERLVQVRSKLQARLDELEPKVEGLHEQAAEIRKRFWEEVTINTGSYTDFEDAFYTINQQSRVLAERERGHKLLTQQWKNTKRLLPTPYFGRFDYKEKGMTFTEQIYIGVSSFMDEDGLSFLIYDWRTPIASLYYDHSPGPASYDTPSGQIEGKMELKRQYQIQHGQLLSMFDSNETIGDELLQQVLAKGADSQMKSIVATIQKEQNAIIRDDRSRMLIVQGAAGSGKTSAALQRVAYLLYKHRQTVKADQIVLFSPNPMFTSYTSTVLPELGEENMQQTTFQEYLNYWLDSSLRPEDAFDQIEYVLTAQGDPGYEARMEAIKYKASETFLQVLQNYGKWLGGEGMLFNGIRFREREFITADRIKTQFYSLDQNLTLSNRILLVQEWLLRELVTLERLERETDWVQEELNYLDTDEYVEAFGMLHKEKPVFDVAEKYAARDNGNNSAEQDEGAFNFAVREEELLRQKLVKDMFKPLRKSVRKFQFVDVKGIYEQLFADEDAYRERTNGAIPPQHWAEICKQTKEMILQNKLFHEDATPYLYVKELIEGVRTNREIRYVFVDEGQDYSAFQYEYLKKLFPRARMTVLGDFGQAIFMQATELAASNSPLIHLYGEAETTLIRLVRSYRSTQEIVEFTRQMLPGGEEIRPFERRDQKPLLKKLKDEKQRGAQILADITSLKAEGFDSIAVITKTAAESREAHERLQSQGGEGLQLITKDTQIFEKGIMVIPVYLAKGVEFDAVLVYDASPEAYSQEYDRKLLYTACTRAMHRLHLYTTNKWSPFVQALPANLYDTY from the coding sequence ATGAATAAAACCGTTGAATGGAAGTTGGAAGAGGAAAGATTAGTGCAGGTAAGGAGCAAGCTTCAGGCAAGACTCGACGAGCTAGAACCGAAGGTTGAAGGACTGCATGAACAGGCTGCCGAAATTCGTAAACGGTTTTGGGAAGAAGTGACGATTAACACGGGTTCGTACACGGATTTTGAAGATGCATTCTATACCATTAATCAGCAATCCAGAGTGTTGGCCGAGAGGGAGCGAGGGCACAAGCTGCTAACGCAACAATGGAAAAATACAAAGAGATTGCTTCCAACACCGTATTTTGGTCGCTTTGATTATAAGGAAAAAGGCATGACATTTACCGAACAGATCTACATCGGTGTATCTTCCTTCATGGATGAAGATGGATTGAGCTTTCTAATCTATGACTGGCGTACGCCAATTGCTAGTTTGTACTATGATCACTCTCCCGGGCCAGCAAGTTATGACACTCCTTCAGGACAAATCGAGGGTAAGATGGAGCTCAAGCGTCAATACCAGATCCAACACGGGCAGCTTCTTAGCATGTTTGACTCAAATGAGACGATTGGTGACGAATTGTTGCAGCAAGTACTCGCCAAGGGTGCAGACTCACAAATGAAAAGCATTGTAGCAACCATCCAGAAGGAACAAAATGCCATTATCCGTGATGACCGAAGCCGAATGCTCATCGTTCAGGGAGCAGCTGGCAGTGGCAAGACGTCCGCTGCTTTACAGCGAGTGGCTTACTTGTTATACAAACACCGGCAGACTGTCAAAGCAGATCAGATTGTACTTTTCTCGCCGAATCCGATGTTTACCAGTTATACCTCCACCGTACTCCCGGAACTTGGCGAAGAGAACATGCAGCAGACCACTTTTCAGGAATATCTGAATTATTGGCTGGATTCCTCCTTACGACCAGAGGATGCCTTTGATCAGATTGAATATGTGCTGACAGCCCAGGGAGATCCAGGATATGAAGCTCGTATGGAGGCGATCAAGTATAAAGCTTCGGAGACATTCCTTCAAGTGCTCCAAAACTACGGTAAGTGGTTGGGAGGAGAGGGGATGCTGTTCAATGGGATTCGATTTCGGGAACGTGAGTTCATCACTGCAGACCGAATCAAGACCCAGTTTTACAGTTTGGATCAAAATCTGACACTGTCCAACCGAATTCTTCTTGTGCAGGAATGGCTGCTGAGAGAACTCGTTACGCTGGAACGTCTGGAACGTGAAACCGACTGGGTTCAGGAGGAGTTGAATTATCTGGACACCGATGAATATGTGGAAGCTTTCGGGATGTTGCACAAAGAAAAGCCTGTGTTCGATGTCGCGGAAAAGTATGCAGCACGGGATAACGGTAATAACAGCGCAGAGCAAGATGAGGGTGCATTTAACTTTGCAGTGCGGGAAGAGGAATTGCTTCGTCAGAAACTGGTGAAAGACATGTTTAAACCTTTAAGGAAGAGTGTGCGGAAATTCCAGTTCGTGGATGTGAAAGGTATATATGAACAACTATTTGCAGATGAAGACGCTTATCGGGAACGAACGAATGGGGCAATCCCCCCGCAGCATTGGGCTGAGATATGCAAACAAACCAAGGAGATGATCCTCCAGAACAAGCTTTTCCATGAGGATGCTACTCCTTACCTATACGTAAAAGAATTGATCGAGGGCGTTCGGACGAATAGAGAGATTCGTTATGTCTTCGTGGATGAAGGTCAGGATTATTCGGCGTTTCAATACGAATATCTCAAGAAACTGTTTCCTCGTGCTCGCATGACCGTACTGGGGGATTTCGGGCAGGCAATCTTTATGCAGGCTACGGAGTTAGCAGCATCCAACTCGCCATTGATCCACCTTTATGGAGAAGCTGAAACCACGTTGATCCGTCTGGTACGCAGTTATCGTTCAACCCAAGAGATTGTTGAATTCACGAGACAGATGTTACCAGGGGGAGAAGAGATTAGACCGTTTGAAAGGAGAGATCAGAAGCCTCTTTTAAAAAAATTGAAGGACGAGAAGCAGCGTGGTGCGCAGATTCTGGCAGACATCACTTCGCTTAAGGCAGAGGGGTTCGATTCCATCGCTGTAATAACGAAGACCGCGGCTGAAAGCCGGGAAGCCCATGAAAGGTTACAAAGTCAAGGAGGCGAAGGGTTACAACTCATAACGAAGGATACACAGATTTTTGAAAAAGGAATCATGGTTATTCCTGTGTACCTCGCGAAAGGTGTCGAGTTCGATGCTGTCCTGGTCTATGATGCTTCACCAGAAGCTTACAGCCAGGAATATGATCGTAAACTTCTATATACGGCCTGTACACGGGCCATGCACCGACTTCATCTCTATACAACGAACAAGTGGTCACCGTTTGTGCAGGCGTTACCTGCGAATCTGTATGACACCTATTGA
- a CDS encoding carbohydrate ABC transporter permease, with protein MGYTRKLAIRNYIVEGFLILASLIVLLPLVILIFGSFKTSAEVLSFSLSFPETWQFSNYVRVFQEGGLSRAFFNSILITGVSSIINIVASSAAAFILARRETKLSGTIYMYFFMGLIAPMSIITTIRVVQGLGFYGSITSVILIYAALNTAFSVFLYSGFIKTIPRALDEVAFLEGASVFGVFFRIVTPLILPVNATVAIMVFMSVWNDITIPVYFLTDSSTWTMPLSIYNFYGKYSRDWNLIFANLVLTSLPVFILYLFGQKYIVSGLTAGAVKG; from the coding sequence ATGGGCTATACACGCAAACTCGCCATCCGCAACTATATCGTGGAAGGTTTCCTGATTCTGGCCTCTCTTATCGTTCTGTTACCGCTTGTCATTCTGATCTTTGGTTCATTCAAAACCAGCGCCGAAGTGCTCAGCTTCTCCCTGAGTTTCCCGGAAACATGGCAGTTCTCGAACTATGTTCGTGTCTTCCAAGAAGGCGGTCTGTCGCGAGCATTCTTCAACAGTATTTTGATTACTGGCGTATCTTCCATCATTAATATTGTTGCTTCTTCGGCAGCGGCATTCATTCTGGCACGTAGGGAAACCAAACTATCCGGCACCATCTACATGTATTTCTTCATGGGACTGATTGCGCCAATGTCGATTATCACGACCATACGGGTTGTACAGGGATTGGGGTTCTACGGCAGCATCACGAGCGTTATCCTGATCTATGCCGCGTTAAATACAGCCTTCAGCGTATTCTTGTACAGTGGATTCATCAAAACCATTCCACGAGCACTGGACGAAGTGGCCTTTCTGGAAGGAGCAAGTGTGTTCGGCGTGTTCTTCCGCATTGTCACACCGCTCATCCTGCCCGTTAACGCAACGGTAGCGATCATGGTGTTCATGTCCGTATGGAATGACATCACGATTCCCGTGTACTTCCTGACAGACAGTTCCACATGGACGATGCCACTATCGATCTACAATTTCTACGGCAAATATAGCCGGGACTGGAATCTGATCTTTGCCAATCTCGTGCTCACTTCGCTGCCTGTATTCATCCTGTATCTATTCGGGCAAAAATATATTGTCAGCGGCCTTACTGCCGGTGCAGTTAAAGGTTAA